The following coding sequences lie in one Rutidosis leptorrhynchoides isolate AG116_Rl617_1_P2 chromosome 6, CSIRO_AGI_Rlap_v1, whole genome shotgun sequence genomic window:
- the LOC139851888 gene encoding uncharacterized protein — MAENYHQVPNTDEYCETVTELVIIVPDECTPSCNEECEHKQKKKHELKKKVEEEKKKLDEKIEEGKHKIAEKVHEGKSKVEEFKEDVECKVEEDKKKIEEKIEEIKEKIEEKVDEGKYKKEELNEKIECEVEEVKEHVKEKEYEAKYKNEEHKEKIKEEVEEAKHKIEDLKEKVECELEDDKEKIKEKVEEIKEKIEYKVEEAKYKKEKLEEKIECEVEETKSSIKEKECEASFEKDKHEEKLKEEVEEIKYKIEETKENVECKVKEVKEKIEEVIEEVKENIKEKVEEGQHKKEKLEEKIECEVEEVKEEIKQKEFDVHYKKEEEEVKIKEEVEELKEKIECEVEEEKVKIGEKLEEVKEKFSDKVKEVEYKQEELKEKIECEVEEAKEEIKEKEYEAHYKNEEHKEKIKEEVEEFKYKVEELKENIECEVEEKKTEIGEKIDEVKEKIENKVKEVEYKKEELTEKVECEVEEAKEEIKEKEYEAHYKNEEHKEKIKDDIEEFKYKVDELKEKIECEVEEEKEKIGEKIKEIKDKIENKVEEVEFKKEELKENIECEVDEVKEDIKEKEYEAHHKNEEHKEKIKEEVEELKYKVEELKEKIECEVVEAKNEIKEKEHEVHYKNEAHKEKVQEEIEEFKYKVEELKEKIECEVEEEKEKIEDLKEKIECKEEDVKERVKEEEYEGKYKNDELKEKLKEKVHEAEYKTEEIKENIECKVEEDKENIKEKIEELEEKVVYKTEELKEKVEEEKMKIEHKIEEHKEKKEEEKEKKELGKLLKLEEKLSVEQECDIVEPSHPVVSHNEYATVEVEHKEKKGIFEKIKEKLHGNHHSKSDEKKEKVHY, encoded by the exons ATGGCTGAAAACTACCACCAAGTTCCTAACACTGATGAATACTGCGAAACTGTCACCGAGCTCGTTATCATTGTCCCTGATGAGTGCACTCCT TCTTGCAACGAAGAGTGTGAGCACAAACAGAAGAAGAAACATGAGCTGAAGAAAAAGGTTGAGGAGGAGAAGAAAAAACTCGATGAGAAAATAGAAGAGGGAAAGCATAAAATTGCAGAAAAAGTACACGAGGGCAAATCGAAAGTAGAAGAGTTTAAGGAGGATGTCGAGTGTAAGGTGGAAGAAGATAAAAAGAAAATTGAAGAAAAGATAGAAGAAATTAAAGAGAAAATAGAAGAAAAGGTTGACGAAGGCAAATACAAAAAAGAAGAACTAAATGAAAAGATCGAGTGTGAAGTAGAAGAGGTAAAAGAGCACGTCAAGGAAAAAGAATACGAGGCCAAATACAAAAATGAAGAGCACAAGGAGAAAATTAAAGAAGAAGTAGAGGAGGCTAAACACAAAATAGAAGATCTTAAGGAGAAGGTCGAGTGTGAATTAGAAGACGATAAAGAAAAGATCAAAGAAAAAGTTGAAGAAATAAAAGAAAAAATCGAGTACAAAGTTGAAGAGGCTAAGTACAAAAAAGAAAAACTCGAGGAAAAGATCGAATGTGAAGTAGAAGAGACCAAGAGTAGTATCAAGGAAAAAGAATGTGAGGCTAGCTTTGAAAAGGATAAACATGAAGAAAAGCTCAAGGAAGAAGTTGAGGAGATCAAATACAAGATAGAAGAAACTAAAGAAAATGTTGAGTGCAAAGTTAAAGAGGTTAAAGAGAAAATAGAAGaggtgatagaagaagtcaaagaaAATATCAAGGAAAAAGTTGAAGAAGGACAACACAAAAAAGAGAAACTAGAAGAAAAGATCGAGTGtgaagtagaagaagttaaagaagaaATCAAACAAAAAGAATTTGACGTTCATTACAAAAAAGAAGAGGAGGAGGTAAAAATCAAAGAAGAAGTAGAAGAACTCAAGGAGAAAATTGAGTGTGAAGTAGAGGAAGAGAAAGTGAAAATAGGGGAGAAACTAGAAGAAGTCAAGGAAAAATTTAGTGATAAAGTAAAGGAGGTGGAGTACAAACAAGAAGAACTAAAAGAAAAGATTGAATGTGAAGTAGAAGAAGCTAAAGAAGAAATCAAGGAAAAAGAATACGAGGCCCATTACAAAAACGAAGAGCATAAGGAGAAAATCAAAGAAGAAGTAGAGGAGTTCAAGTACAAAGTAGAAGAACTCAAGGAAAATATTGAGTGTGAAGTAGAAGAAAAGAAAACAGAAATCGGAGAGAAAATAGATGAAGTCAAAGAAAAAATTGAAAATAAGGTAAAGGAGGTCGAGTATAAAAAAGAGGAACTGACGGAAAAGGTTGAGTGTGAGGTAGAAGAAGCCAAAGAAGAAATCAAAGAAAAAGAATACGAGGCTCATTACAAGAACGAAGAGCACAAAGAAAAAATCAAGGATGACATTGAGGAGTTCAAGTACAAAGTAGATGAACTAAAGGAGAAAATCGAGTGTGAAGTAGAAGAGGAGAAAGAGAAAATTGGTgagaaaataaaagaaattaaagatAAAATCGAGAACAAAGTGGAGGAGGTTGAGTTCAAAAAAGAGGAGCTCAAGGAAAATATTGAGTGTGAAGTAGATGAAGTCAAAGAAGATATCAAGGAAAAAGAATACGAGGCACATCACAAAAATGAAGAGCATAAAGAAAAAATTAAAGAAGAAGTGGAAGAGTTAAAGTACAAAGTAGAAGAGCTTAAAGAGAAGATTGAGTGTGAAGTTGTAGAAGCTAAAAACGAAATCAAGGAAAAAGAACATGAAGTCCATTACAAAAATGAAGCGCACAAGGAAAAAGTTCAAGAAGaaatagaagagttcaagtataaagtGGAAGAGCTCAAGGAGAAAATCGAATGCGAAGTAGAAGAGGAGAAGGAAAAAATAGAAGACCTAAAAGAAAAAATAGAGTGCAAAGAAGAAGATGTCAAGGAGAGAGTAAAGGAAGAAGAATATGAAGGAAAGTACAAAAATGATGAACTCAAGGAAAAACTTAAGGAGAAAGTACATGAAGCCGAGTACAAAACAGAGGAAATCAAAGAAAACATTGAGTGTAAAGTCGAAGAGGATAAGGAAAATATCAAGGAGAAAATAGAAGAACTCGAGGAAAAGGTTGTATACAAAACGGAAGAGCTTAAAGAAAAAGTTGAAGAGGAGAAGATGAAAATTGAACACAAAATCGAGGAGCACAAGGAGAAAaaggaagaagagaaagaaaagaaagagCTAGGCAAACTTCTAAAGCTTGAAGAAAAATTATCCGTTGAGCAAGAGTGTGACATTGTTGAGCCATCACATCCGGTTGTGTCACATAACGAATATGCcactgttgaagttgaacacaaggaaAAGAAGGGCATTTTTGAAAAGATTAAGGAGAAACTTCACGGAAATCATCATTCAAAGAGCGACGAAAAGAAGGAAAAGGTGCATTACTAA